A genomic window from Cydia amplana chromosome 3, ilCydAmpl1.1, whole genome shotgun sequence includes:
- the LOC134662419 gene encoding large ribosomal subunit protein uL22m: MNIFRNLCASGLKTIQINSIHTSAPSLAWTKSTLPKNFLSHNKKVYPPQEIGEERRPAFVCHQITNIKYSPDKLWYIACLVRGMTVDEAVKQLSFVNKKGAEYVKKAILEAQELAVTQHNVEFRSNLWIAESYSGLGNVIKGIRRHARGRLGEVRYKYSHYFVRLEEGKPPKDYYKLNPQTPQQQLDSWLENMRKRKVTNSL; the protein is encoded by the exons ATGAACATTTTTAGAAATCTCTGCGCGTCAGGTCTTAAAACAATTCAAATCAATTCCATCCATACTTCTGCTCCATCGTTAGCATGGACCAAATCTACATTGCCGAAGAATTTTTTGTCACACAATAAGAAAGTGTATCCCCCACAGGAAATCGGCGAAGAACGGCGACCGGCT TTTGTTTGCCACCAAATCACCAATATAAAATATAGTCCTGACAAACTATGGTATATTGCATGTCTTGTGCGGGGCATGACAGTGGATGAAGCAGTTAAACAGTTAAGCTTTGTCAACAAAAAGGGAGCTGAATATGTCAAGAAGGCTATCCTTGAGGCACAGGAGCTCGCTGTTACTCAGCACAATGTTGAATTTAGAAGTAATTTATGGATAG CTGAATCATATTCTGGTCTGGGGAATGTCATCAAAGGAATACGGAGGCATGCTCGCGGCAGGCTCGGTGAAGTGCGCTACAAGTACTCACATTACTTTGTGCGTCTAGAGGAAGGGAAACCACCCAAAGATTACTACAAGTTGAACCCTCAGACACCGCAACAACAACTGGACAGTTGGTTGGAAAATATGAGAAAAAGAAAAGTTACTAACTCTTTATAa
- the LOC134662440 gene encoding ethanolamine kinase, whose translation MSSVCLPAGDIFVPVQIEENDIYTGIFKLLEVIRPEWSKEHVNFKLYTDGITNKLVACQYQSQAQFNDNINSGNNVVLVRIYGNKTDLIIDRTAELRNIKKLNVLGLAPKIYGIFENGLAYQYYPGVTLNVDTVLDSKVWPLVAKQMAKMHKVQLGPEVTKNPMVWDKIDQFLNLLPEPFTDETKQKRFVDSFGSLTRLRIESERLKSYVTKTESPIVFAHNDLLLGNVIHNQDEGTISFIDYEYAAYNYQGFDIANHFNEFVGLSIDDIDYGKYPSKEFQMSWIAAYLAEFLNVDSPDQRAVGKVYEEVQQLALASHFMWGAWSLVQFELSDIDFDFGRYAKIRFDRYFELKDNIFKQLS comes from the exons ATGAGTTCTGTTTGCTTACCCGCTGGAGACATTTTTGTGCCTGTCCAAATTGAGGAAAATGATATATATACTGGAATATTTAAGCTTCTTGAAGTTATACGGCCCGAATGGTCCAAGGAACACGTAAACTTTAAG TTGTACACCGATGGTATCACAAATAAACTTGTTGCATGCCAATACCAATCCCAGGCTCAATTTAATGATAATATTAACAGCGGAAATAATGTCGTGCTCGTTCGTATCTATGGAAATAAAACGGATCTGATTATTGACAGAACTGCTGAACTGAG GAACATAAAGAAACTCAATGTTCTTGGCTTGGCGCCTAAGATATATGGGATATTTGAAAATGGATTGGCTTATCAATACTACCCAGGTGTAACTCTGAATGTGGACACTGTTTTGGATTCAAAAGTTTGGCCACTGGTGGCTAAGCAAATGGCAAAAATGCACAAAGTTCAGTTGGGACCTGAG GTGACAAAAAATCCAATGGTATGGGATAAAATTgatcaatttttaaatttattaccaGAACCATTTACAGACGAAACTAAACAGAAGAG ATTTGTCGATAGCTTTGGCTCACTAACCAGACTCAGGATAGAATCCGAGCGATTAAAGTCGTATGTAACAAAAACCGAGAGCCCGATCGTGTTTGCTCACAATGATTTACTTCTAGGAAACGTTATCCACAACCAAGATGAAGGAACCATATCTTTTATAGACTATGAATACGCCGCTTATAATTATCAAGGGTTTGACATAGCAAATCATTTCAATGAATTTGTTG GGTTGTCAATAGATGATATCGACTACGGCAAATATCCTAGCAAGGAGTTCCAGATGTCTTGGATAGCTGCGTACTTGGCGGAGTTTTTGAACGTGGATTCACCAGACCAAAGGGCAGTGGGGAAAGTGTACGAGGAGGTCCAGCAACTGGCGTTGGCCTCCCATTTTATGTGGGGGGCGTGGTCTTTGGTGCAATTCGAACTTTCGGATATTGATTTCGATTTTGGAAG GTACGCCAAGATACGGTTCGATCGATATTTCGAACTGAAAGATAACATCTTCAAGCAACTGAGTTGA
- the LOC134662906 gene encoding RNA polymerase II subunit A C-terminal domain phosphatase SSU72, translating to MADLFVAVVCSSNMNRSMEAHAFLAKKGFKVKSFGTGEKVKLPGASADRPNCYEFGVPYDEIYNDLLDKDKTYYTQNGLLHMLDRNRRIKPCPERFQDCNDRFDVIITCEERVYDQVIEWFGSRRSIHNQPVHVINIDIQDNHEEATIGAFLISDMVSKMAQSDDLDNDIDELLHDFEGKCHRPILNCIMFY from the coding sequence ATGGCAGATTTATTTGTTGCTGTCGTCTGTTCTTCGAACATGAACCGTAGCATGGAAGCTCACGCATTCCTGGCTAAGAAAGGGTTCAAAGTGAAATCATTTGGTACGGGAGAAAAAGTGAAACTGCCGGGTGCATCGGCCGATCGACCTAATTGTTATGAGTTTGGAGTTCCGTACGATGAAATCTATAACGACTTATTGGACAAAGATAAGACATACTACACTCAAAATGGATTGCTACACATGTTAGATAGAAATCGAAGAATCAAGCCATGCCCAGAGAGGTTCCAGGATTGCAATGACCGCTTTGATGTGATAATCACATGTGAAGAAAGAGTATATGATCAAGTAATTGAATGGTTCGGGTCGAGGAGGTCCATCCACAACCAGCCTGTGCATGTGATCAACATCGACATACAGGACAACCATGAGGAAGCTACCATCGGTGCATTTCTCATCAGCGACATGGTTTCTAAGATGGCACAGAGTGATGACTTGGACAATGATATTGATGAATTATTACATGACTTTGAGGGCAAATGCCATAGACCCATTTTGAATTGTATTATGTTTTATTGA